A single window of Venturia canescens isolate UGA chromosome 3, ASM1945775v1, whole genome shotgun sequence DNA harbors:
- the LOC122407548 gene encoding RISC-loading complex subunit tarbp2-like isoform X2 encodes MEEPRQSQPVGPNTMAGVPGVTGVANHSNNSHRHGKNRTTIHALMSEALPLDEAARLEMKSLPSKTPVSVLQELLSRRGTTPKYELVQIEGAVHEPTFRYRVTVADVVAMGTGRSKKDAKHAAAKAVLDKLIGVTEADESLLSNSLPDNSQNSQDSQGGYGEEKVINNPIGTLQEMCMLRHWPPPKYTMEGEAGLPHERQFTIVCWMLKYRQVGHGKSKKLAKRQAAHKMWQALRDATDTSAGLDTDENTCLNNGVINLVQFLQEIASEQQFEVTFVDVEEKSISGKCQCLVQLSTLPVAVCYGCGLTSEDAQASAAQNALEYLKIMTKK; translated from the exons atggaggaaccaCGGCAATCTCAACCGGTCGGTCCAAACACGATGGCTGGAGTTCCCGGGGTTACTGGAGTTGCAAATCATTCCAATAACTCTCACAGGCATGGGAAAAATCGTACAACCATACATGCCCTCATGTCCGAAGCTTTACCTCTGGACGAGGCTGCCAGATTGGAAATGAAGTCGTTACCAAGTAAGACACCTGTCTCAGTTCTTCAGGAATTATTGTCGCGGCGAGGCACGACACCCAAATACGAACTGGTCCAAATCGAGGGTGCCGTCCACGAGCCAACTTTCCGCTATCGAGTCACAGTTGCTGATGTAGTTG CAATGGGAACGGGTCGATCTAAAAAAGATGCAAAACACGCAGCTGCCAAAGCAGTTTTGGATAAATTGATTGGTGTGACCGAAGCTGATGAATCGCTTCTTTCCAACAGTTTACCAGA tAATTCGCAAAATTCTCAAGACTCGCAAGGCGGATATGGCGAGGAAAAAGTAATAAACAATCCAATAGGTACTCTCCAAGAGATGTGCATGTTGCGTCACTGGCCGCCACCAAAATATACGATGGAGGGTGAAGCTGGACTTCCCCATGAGAGACAGTTCACGATTGTTTGTTGGATGCTCAAGTATCGTCAAGTTGGTCAtggaaaaagcaaaaaactaGCTAAGAGGCAAGCTGCTCATAAAATGTGGCAAGCTCTACGAGATGCAACTGATACAAGTGCAGGACTAGACACGGACGAG AATACTTGCTTGAACAACGGAGTTATAAATTTGGTACAGTTCCTGCAAGAAATTGCATCCGAGCAACAGTTTGAAGTGACGTTTGTTGATGTGGAGGAAAAGTCGATAAGCG GAAAATGCCAGTGCCTCGTTCAACTGTCAACATTGCCGGTCGCGGTATGTTACGGTTGTGGTTTAACGAGCGAAGACGCTCAAGCAAGCGCCGCTCAAAACGCCTTGGAATATCTGAAAATAATGACCAAAAAGTGA
- the Mthfs gene encoding 5-formyltetrahydrofolate cyclo-ligase: MVFSSLISRRTMATIKSAKSALRKEIQAAIEKIEDGEKKRQSIQVVQKLLALPQYKESKRISVYLSTKDEIDTLPILKDIFENKKEAFVPRYEGKKMCMVKLDSLEDYEKLPLTKWNIKQPLASDARDDALETGGLDLVILPGVAFTVTGKRCGHGMGYYDKFLQSCVEKQSKKPHLIAVAFNEQMRDDIPTSESDVLLDLIVTEKLRV, encoded by the exons ATGGTATTTTCAAGTCTCATTTCAAGAAGAACCATGGCAACAATCAAGTCAGCTAAAAGCGCGCTGCGCAAAGAAATTCAAGCTgcgatcgaaaaaattgaggatggagagaaaaaaagacaatCTATTCAAGTTGTTCAAAAG cTTCTCGCTTTGCCGCAATACAAAGAGAGCAAAAGAATATCCGTGTATTTAAGCACGAAAGATGAAATCGATACCTTACCAATATTGAAAgacattttcgaaaataaaaaggaagctTTCGTCCCAAGATacgagggtaaaaaaatgtgtatggtGAAACTCGATTCTTTGGAAGATTATGAAAAACTACCGCTCACTAAATGGAACATAAAGCAACCCTTAGCGAGCGACGCGAGAGACGATGCTCTTGAAACAG gAGGCTTAGATTTGGTTATCCTGCCCGGGGTGGCATTTACCGTCACGG GAAAACGATGCGGCCACGGAATGGGATATTATGACAAATTTCTTCAAAGCTGCGTggaaaaacaatcaaaaaagCCTCATCTAATCGCGGTCGCTTTCAACGAACAGATGCGCGACGATATTCCGACTTCCGAAAGCGACGTTCTCCTCGATTTGATAGTTACTGAGAAATTACGTGTATAG
- the Cpr97Eb gene encoding protein kinase C-like — translation MRLLILLMSCVLGLVAGQYDPRYATTTPVPILKQINRHNEDGSYSYGYEAADGSYKIESKYPTGEVYGKYGFVDDAGSVREIEYGASRRGFEPSGTGINVPPATVTGNSIPGSNEPEDDGQYREDPAVYYTDPKYTNGERYEPVSKRRQQQRYQQPAAYNSPIPRYPEYRQPPAVPQPQYRPETRPAPVPPQSQYQAEYRPQYRAPLQPDYEPQQYQQVAPTSQARYQGQPASDIDLNVGSYTVNYKR, via the exons ATGCGCTTGCTC ATTTTGTTGATGTCCTGCGTGCTGGGCCTGGTCGCGGGCCAATACGATCCGCGGTATGCCACGACGACGCCAGTACCGATCCTCAAGCAAATCAACAG GCACAACGAAGACGGAAGTTATAGTTACGGTTACGAAGCCGCGGACGGTTCGTACAAAATCGAGTCGAAATACCCAACGGGCGAGGTGTACGGAAAGTATGGCTTCGTCGACGACGCCGGCAGCGTTCGAGAGATCGAGTACGGAGCGTCGAGACGTGGGTTCGAGCCGAGCGGTACAGGGATCAACGTTCCGCCTGCGACCGTCACCGGGAACAGCATACCCGGCTCGAACGAGCCCGAAGACGACGGACAGTATCGAGAGGATCCGGCGGTTTATTACACCGATCCCAAGTACACGAACGGCGAACGTTACGAGCCGGTTTCGAAGCGACGTCAGCAACAGCGTTATCAGCAGCCTGCGGCTTACAATTCCCCGATTCCACg ATATCCGGAGTACCGTCAGCCACCAGCAGTTCCTCAACCTCAATATCGACCGGAAACTCGTCCAGCCCCGGTACCTCCACAGTCTCAATATCAAGCGGAATATCGCCCTCAGTACAGAGCACCGTTGCAGCCAGATTACGAGCCCCAACAGTATCAGCAAGTTGCTCCGACCTCTCAGGCACGATATCAGGGACAGCCGGCCTCCGACATCGATCTCAACGTTGGCTCTTATACAGTCAATTATAAACGATGA
- the LOC122407548 gene encoding RISC-loading complex subunit tarbp2-like isoform X1 — MEEPRQSQPVGPNTMAGVPGVTGVANHSNNSHRHGKNRTTIHALMSEALPLDEAARLEMKSLPSKTPVSVLQELLSRRGTTPKYELVQIEGAVHEPTFRYRVTVADVVAMGTGRSKKDAKHAAAKAVLDKLIGVTEADESLLSNSLPDNSQNSQDSQGGYGEEKVINNPIGTLQEMCMLRHWPPPKYTMEGEAGLPHERQFTIVCWMLKYRQVGHGKSKKLAKRQAAHKMWQALRDATDTSAGLDTDEIVECIESMSTHYAVLKDSKISTLTTPHSLKVSLFHKNLKSSTGVKLSELQNTCLNNGVINLVQFLQEIASEQQFEVTFVDVEEKSISGKCQCLVQLSTLPVAVCYGCGLTSEDAQASAAQNALEYLKIMTKK, encoded by the exons atggaggaaccaCGGCAATCTCAACCGGTCGGTCCAAACACGATGGCTGGAGTTCCCGGGGTTACTGGAGTTGCAAATCATTCCAATAACTCTCACAGGCATGGGAAAAATCGTACAACCATACATGCCCTCATGTCCGAAGCTTTACCTCTGGACGAGGCTGCCAGATTGGAAATGAAGTCGTTACCAAGTAAGACACCTGTCTCAGTTCTTCAGGAATTATTGTCGCGGCGAGGCACGACACCCAAATACGAACTGGTCCAAATCGAGGGTGCCGTCCACGAGCCAACTTTCCGCTATCGAGTCACAGTTGCTGATGTAGTTG CAATGGGAACGGGTCGATCTAAAAAAGATGCAAAACACGCAGCTGCCAAAGCAGTTTTGGATAAATTGATTGGTGTGACCGAAGCTGATGAATCGCTTCTTTCCAACAGTTTACCAGA tAATTCGCAAAATTCTCAAGACTCGCAAGGCGGATATGGCGAGGAAAAAGTAATAAACAATCCAATAGGTACTCTCCAAGAGATGTGCATGTTGCGTCACTGGCCGCCACCAAAATATACGATGGAGGGTGAAGCTGGACTTCCCCATGAGAGACAGTTCACGATTGTTTGTTGGATGCTCAAGTATCGTCAAGTTGGTCAtggaaaaagcaaaaaactaGCTAAGAGGCAAGCTGCTCATAAAATGTGGCAAGCTCTACGAGATGCAACTGATACAAGTGCAGGACTAGACACGGACGAG ATTGTGGAATGCATCGAGAGCATGAGCACCCATTACGCGGTTCTTAAAGATAGCAAAATATCAACACTGACCACTCCTCACAGTCTCAAAGTATCGCTGTTTCACAAGAACCTCAAATCTTCGACGGGTGTCAAACTCTCTGAGCTCCAG AATACTTGCTTGAACAACGGAGTTATAAATTTGGTACAGTTCCTGCAAGAAATTGCATCCGAGCAACAGTTTGAAGTGACGTTTGTTGATGTGGAGGAAAAGTCGATAAGCG GAAAATGCCAGTGCCTCGTTCAACTGTCAACATTGCCGGTCGCGGTATGTTACGGTTGTGGTTTAACGAGCGAAGACGCTCAAGCAAGCGCCGCTCAAAACGCCTTGGAATATCTGAAAATAATGACCAAAAAGTGA
- the LOC122407946 gene encoding uncharacterized protein encodes ARACFLPAVNVVTKTNSSTSSSNSSSSTVLKDESGDTRSVLLSNNRKLQKSTSVLKLEGKTSTNTSDRVTSCVQTRMASSRIVVSKIGETTNSSSPNLMSKRNDSMNEALKKPHITGNQMNYQTFRGSSTNYVGQESASKFRYSKPKTYQSSETQDETSHRYDYKSNGNGISTSAARYTGQSQSSHHRDNHQIVTSSQQNSRTSGRENLSSLITGNADQRNVQKTTNYQSPGNLQRYVEARYSFVSEERNKHSDCNSSNVKMKTELNSIRNGGVKDLTYSGQSFHGYGSSSIRASMSVQNISNVQPTNITPYVRPDSYASATAVANVLFPDNSQFSQSSTYNHNQVGQLNQYQPYDPSSYSSTPVNSVLTQYSPENTIAYSQYENPPQFVQTNHYPANEITNSQFQFQTGGVGQIQDSPVYLQSLSSPIAEQYAASNYARAVRTELLPRLRAPPRFNK; translated from the coding sequence GCCAGAGCTTGTTTCCTGCCAGCGGTGAACGTAGTTACAAAAACGAACAGCAGTACCAGCAGCAgtaacagcagcagcagcacagTATTGAAAGATGAAAGCGGTGACACGAGAAGTGTATTATTGAGTAACAATCGTAAATTACAAAAGAGCACGAGTGTGTTGAAGCTGGAGGGAAAGACGTCAACGAATACGAGCGACAGAGTAACGTCCTGCGTTCAAACGAGGATGGCGAGTAGCCGAATAGTCGTGAGTAAAATTGGTGAAACAACAAATTCAAGCAGTCCAAATTTAATGTCAAAACGAAACGATTCGATGAACGAGGCGCTGAAAAAACCTCATATAACAGGAAACCAGATGAATTATCAGACTTTTCGAGGATCGTCGACGAATTATGTTGGGCAGGAATCCGCGTCGAAATTTCGGTACAGCAAACCGAAGACTTATCAATCGAGCGAAACACAAGACGAGACGAGCCATCGCTACGATTACAAATCTAATGGAAATGGGATTTCCACCTCGGCCGCAAGATATACCGGTCAAAGTCAATCATCTCATCATCGAGATAATCATCAAATTGTAACATCCTCGCAGCAAAATTCTCGAACATCTGGGAGGGAAAATTTGTCTTCCTTGATTACCGGAAACGCTGATCAACGGAATGTGCAGAAAACGACCAACTATCAAAGCCCCGGGAATTTGCAGCGCTACGTCGAAGCAAGGTATTCTTTCGTCAGTGAAGAGCGAAACAAGCATTCCGATTGTAATTCGAGCAACGTTAAAATGAAGACCGAACTAAATTCGATTCGTAATGGCGGTGTTAAAGATTTGACCTACAGCGGACAAAGTTTTCATGGCTATGGTTCTTCGAGTATCCGTGCTAGTATGAGCGTCCAAAATATATCCAACGTTCAACCCACTAATATCACGCCTTACGTTCGTCCGGATTCTTATGCCTCGGCAACCGCGGTTGCCAATGTGCTCTTCCCTGATAATTCACAGTTCTCACAGTCATCCACGTACAACCACAATCAAGTTGGACAATTGAATCAATATCAACCTTACGATCCTTCGAGTTATTCGAGCACACCCGTCAATTCCGTTTTGACACAATATTCACCCGAAAACACTATTGCTTATTCGCAGTATGAAAATCCACCGCAGTTCGTACAAACCAATCATTATCCCGCCAACGAAATCACCAACAGCCAATTTCAGTTCCAAACTGGTGGCGTTGGACAGATTCAAGATTCTCCGGTCTATTTGCAAAGCTTATCGAGTCCCATTGCTGAACAGTACGCGGCATCCAATTACGCCAGAGCGGTGAGAACAGAATTGTTACCGAGATTACGCGCTCCGCCGAGGTTCAATAAGTAA